The genomic DNA GACGGCCAAGCCTTCGGCGGGATTCCGCCGTTTGGGGATGTGTGGGATGCCAATATGCGTCGCTGCCGTTTGGCGGTTTCGTTTCAGATTTCGAAACCACACGCTTCGCCAAACCATGCAAATTTTGGTATGCCGTTGATAAACGGAAGGAGCAATTGGGGCGTGGTTCGATCGATTCTGGGGGCGTTCGTTGTGCTGGATCAATCGACGAGGAAGACGCCGTAGCGCCAGACGAAGTGCATGGTGGCGATCACGATTAGGTTCCAGGCGACGAAAAAGAGCTTGGTGAACAGGGGCGGGTATTGTTTGGGGCCGGCGAGTGCATCGAGACTGAAGAAGATCGCGCCGGCGAACATGAATCCCGCGACGATCGGCGATTGGAAGTAGGTCCACGAGATCGCGACCTCGACCAGCATGATCCCGACCAACAACCACTTCGACGGGACCGCGCCGAGCGTGATCGCGGTGTTATGACGCTCGGCGATGCGGTCCTCTTCGATATCCATCAACTGGCCAAACAGATGACTCTGCATCGCAAACAACGCGCTGAAGACCATCGTCGCCGCATTCAACTGAGGTACGCCACAGAGCCAACTGCCCAGGAGAAAGATCAATAGGTAGCCGATCTGATTCAGTAGATCCAAGACCGGCAGGCGCTTGAAGCCGAGCGTGTTGTAGGTCGCGTTGGTCAGTAGCACCGCGGCGAACCAGAGCAGCATCCACCAGCCGCCGATGATCACAAATGCGATCAGAAACGGGACCTGCACCGCGGCGATGATCCATGGCAACCGTTGCCGCATCGCTTCGTCGGGACGCCCGCCAAACAGCCAGCTGTCCTTTCGCGGATTGCAGCGATCGCTAACGTAGTCGCCCAGGTCGTTCCAACCATACAACAGCAAGCCAAGAGGAAAGCTGACGTAAAAGCAGCCGAGCCAAAACGGAGTCGATCCGAACATGTCACGCCCCGCAAACGGAAGCAGGTAGAACCAGACATGCGTTGGCCAGAATCCAGGCCGAGCGATTTTGATGGTTTCCAGCATGTCTTGGGTTCGCTTGCGGTAAGACGATGTCGACGACAATCTACCAACCGGCATCGCCACAGGAAAACAACGAAACTATGATTCAATGCGGCCGCGCCACGCAACTCGGCGACCGCGGCTGTGCCGCCACAACGCGATCCATTGCAGCCCGGCAAACAGCACCAACGCAAAGGGATGCAGCCAAGCCGACGATAGTGGCTGGCGAAACCGTCGGACCGAAGCGACTCGCGACAGCGTTGCGATACAAAAAGCAAACGCCGCGATCGCACTGGCAATCCATGCTCCCGCGATCGTAAACCCGATCATAGCGATCGCCGCGGCAAGCGGTGCCAAGCAGAAGAGCGTCACAGGGACGATCAACGCCGGGCGGGCGAGCGCTTCGTCGGCGTTTTTGATCACGCCATCAAACACCTCCGCCCCGCTGCGGTACATCCGAACGCTCGCCAGATCAGTCCCATCGATCACGTCGGTCATCAACTCCGCCTGCCGATACGCTCTCGGCAATTTGATCCCATCGTGCCGCGATCGAGCGATCGCGGCGTGACCGCCCGCCAATTCATACGCTTGGCGGTCGGTCATGAAGATCTGCCCGCAGCCCGCGGCGTAGGAGGGATCGGTGACGCGCTGCATTCGCCAGATCGGCAGGAATCCCAGCAGGACAAAATGCATCAGCGGCACGATCGCCGTTTCGATCCAGCCGACGGTTTCCTGATGCGGGAAGCCGCTTAAAAGGGCTAGCGGTTGCGCCTGGCCCGCGCGGCGGTCCATGCAGTGCGAGAGCCTAGCGATCGCGTCGGGTTCGACGTGGACATCGGCATCCAAAAACAACCAACGATCGTGGCGAGCCAGCTTCGATAGCTGCCAACAGGCAAACTGCTTGCCGTTCCATTCGCGTGGCAGCTTGCTGCCATGGGCGATCCGCAGTCGCGAGTCCTTATCGGCGATCTCCGCAACAATCGCTGCGGTCGCGTCTTGGGAATCGTCGTCCAGGACAACGACCTCCAACTCGACGCCCTCGCTGGCCAACAGATGTTCCAAGGTCGCCGCGATCCCCGCGGCTTCGTCTCGCGCCGGGATCAACACGCTGACCGGCGTTGGACGATCGTCGACCTGCGTCGGCAAGCGGCGGAAACAGCAAAGATTCCAAGCGATCATTGCGGCGGGAATACCGGTTAACAGCAAACAGAGGCTAGCCAAGACGATCGCGATCACTGTAGTTTTCCGCCATGAGATGCTTGGTACCGCGTGCCGCTGAACAGCGAACGGACTCGCCGCGCCATGTCGTAGCCCGCTCCGCTACCACGCCCGCCGCGAAGGACGATCTCCAGGGCTTTGGTATCGCGATCGATCGCCACGCGGGCGAGCTGATCTTGCGTCCCTCGAAGCCGCTGCGTCAACAGTCCTCTCCAGTCCGACTTGTTCATGTCGCGATGCGCGGCGACGTCGATCGGATCGCCGAGAGCCACAAGCATTTCGGGAAGTCGTTCCTCCCAAAACGGGTACTCGATCGCCAACGGGACGATCGCGCCTCGTTCGAATCGGCTGCACAAATGGGCCAGGCCGGGCATCAGTTCGGCGGAGCGATCGCGAGGGTCGCAGAAGCGGCCTTCGGGAGTCAACCAGAGCGAAGCGGCGGGACGATCCAAGATCGCACGACTGCAGCGAAGAAAGCTTGCAGCACCCGTGGCGGTTCCCATTTCCAGCGGGTAAAAGCCCAAGCGAGCGAGGATCCGGTAACGCTGCAGCGCCGCCGCATCGATCGGAGCGAAGAAGTCGCGATCGGGAAAACAGGTTTCGCAAACGAGGTGTGCGGCCAACGGATCCCACCATCCGGGATGGTTTCCGTAAACGATCAACGGTTGATTCGGCGCGATGCCACGGACAGCAGCAAGGCCTTCGCGCAGCATCGCCACCGCGTGGAACTGCTTACGAATCATCCGCCGACTGTAGCGACGAAAGCCGCGCAACAGGAAGCGGCTGATTTCGGGAACCGGCGGGTTTGTGGGCGTCTCGCTCATGCGGAGCCCAGGTTAGGTCGGCCGCCTGTAAAAAACAAGTCGAGCGTCGACGTCGGTTGAAACTCCATCGAGCGTTATCGTCCGCCCGCCGGAAGTTTGTCGTTCAAGTACCGCGTCATCAACGCTCGCAAATGCCGAGTCGTATTTTTCCCTTCGGAGATGCTGTGCGAGCGGTTCGGGTAGGCCCACATGTCGAACGGTTTGTTGTGCCGAATCAATTCGTTGATCAACATCTCGCTGGTCGCATAGTGGCAGTTGTCGTCGCCGGTGCCATGGATCAACAACAGATTGCCCTCCAGTTTGTGGGCGTGCGTGATCGGCGAACCCTCCTGGTAACCATCGACATTGTCGCTGGGCAATCCCATGTAACGCTCTTGATAGATCGTGTCGTAATAGCGGTGGTTGGGAACCGGAGCGATCGCGATGGCTGTTTTGTAGAGGTCGGGGAATTTGAAGATCGCGCACAGCGACATCGAACCGCCACCGCTCCAACCCCAGATGCCAACGCGATCGGGATCGATATCCTTGCGATCCTTCAAGATCTGCCGGACCGACGCGGCTTGGTCCTGCGGCGCGTTGATGCCGATCTTGCGATAGATGCTCTTACGCCAATCGCGTCCTCGCGGCTGAGGCGTCCCGCGATTGTCGATGCTGATCACGACGTAGCCTTGCTGTGCCAACATCTGATGCCACAGGAAACTCGATCCGCCCCAGCGATCGTGGACCGTGGTCCCCGCCGGTTCGCCATAGACATAGATCAACAGCGGATACCTTTTTCGCGGCTTGTGATCGGGCGGGTTGATGCACCACGCATCGAATTCGACGCCGTCCTCGATCGCTACGCGGAACAGTTCCGCCTTGGGCAGTTTCCGTTTGGCCAGTTTCT from Rosistilla carotiformis includes the following:
- a CDS encoding UbiA family prenyltransferase, coding for MLETIKIARPGFWPTHVWFYLLPFAGRDMFGSTPFWLGCFYVSFPLGLLLYGWNDLGDYVSDRCNPRKDSWLFGGRPDEAMRQRLPWIIAAVQVPFLIAFVIIGGWWMLLWFAAVLLTNATYNTLGFKRLPVLDLLNQIGYLLIFLLGSWLCGVPQLNAATMVFSALFAMQSHLFGQLMDIEEDRIAERHNTAITLGAVPSKWLLVGIMLVEVAISWTYFQSPIVAGFMFAGAIFFSLDALAGPKQYPPLFTKLFFVAWNLIVIATMHFVWRYGVFLVD
- a CDS encoding glycosyltransferase — encoded protein: MIAIVLASLCLLLTGIPAAMIAWNLCCFRRLPTQVDDRPTPVSVLIPARDEAAGIAATLEHLLASEGVELEVVVLDDDSQDATAAIVAEIADKDSRLRIAHGSKLPREWNGKQFACWQLSKLARHDRWLFLDADVHVEPDAIARLSHCMDRRAGQAQPLALLSGFPHQETVGWIETAIVPLMHFVLLGFLPIWRMQRVTDPSYAAGCGQIFMTDRQAYELAGGHAAIARSRHDGIKLPRAYRQAELMTDVIDGTDLASVRMYRSGAEVFDGVIKNADEALARPALIVPVTLFCLAPLAAAIAMIGFTIAGAWIASAIAAFAFCIATLSRVASVRRFRQPLSSAWLHPFALVLFAGLQWIALWRHSRGRRVAWRGRIES
- a CDS encoding lysophospholipid acyltransferase family protein, whose protein sequence is MSETPTNPPVPEISRFLLRGFRRYSRRMIRKQFHAVAMLREGLAAVRGIAPNQPLIVYGNHPGWWDPLAAHLVCETCFPDRDFFAPIDAAALQRYRILARLGFYPLEMGTATGAASFLRCSRAILDRPAASLWLTPEGRFCDPRDRSAELMPGLAHLCSRFERGAIVPLAIEYPFWEERLPEMLVALGDPIDVAAHRDMNKSDWRGLLTQRLRGTQDQLARVAIDRDTKALEIVLRGGRGSGAGYDMARRVRSLFSGTRYQASHGGKLQ